A genomic stretch from Scomber scombrus chromosome 8, fScoSco1.1, whole genome shotgun sequence includes:
- the c8h19orf25 gene encoding UPF0449 protein C19orf25 homolog, translated as MNIVSKSKKRVVLPSRPNPPTVDQILEDISQAKPNDPVFSVLEKTGQDSPRPSPGSDADQRFQQCREFLELNERLQAARERLLQQRDELRASGERLQEDVTEVKGQAL; from the exons ATGAATATCGTGTCTAAAAGTAAGAAGCGTGTGGTTCTGCCGAGCCGTCCCAACCCCCCCACAGTGGACCAGATCCTGGAGGACATCAGCCAAGCCAAACCCAACGACCCGGTGTTCAGCGTGCTGGAGAAGACCGGACAAG ACTCGCCCCGGCCGTCCCCCGGCAGTGATGCGGATCAGCGGTTCCAGCAGTGTCGTGAGTTCCTGGAGCTGAACGAGCGTCTGCAGGCGGCTCGCGAGCGTTTGCTGCAGCAGAGAGACGAGCTGCGAGCGAGCGGAGAGCGGCTGCAGGAAGACGTGacggaggtcaaaggtcaagcgCTCTGA